Genomic DNA from Brenneria izadpanahii:
TATTCAGTTCAGCAAACCAGCCGGAAAATTGCGGCGAGTGATAATACGGATCCTGCTCCGAGCCCTTATAGATCGGCAGCGTTCCGACGAATTTCGACCAGGCGAGGTTGTTTTCTCTATTGCTGATAAACGAAATCAGATCCCATGCCTGGTCCTGATTGCTGCTTTTTTTGAAAATCGACCAGCCGGTATAGCCGATGGTGGGATAGGCTTTACCGCTCGGCCCCAACGGCATCGGAGCAACGGAAAAGCTGTCTGCATCCATACTGTTTTTGATAGCGATTAATGCATCGGGATCCTGATCCAGCATGGCGCATTTTCCTGAATAGAAGCCGGATACAATTTCATTGAAGCCCCAGTTAACGCTATCTTTCGGCGCATAACCGTTCTTATACATATCAACCAGAAATTGTGCGCCTTTTATCGCGCCGGGTTGAGTCAGCGTGCTATTGCCGTCTTTGTCAAAGAACTCAGGAGATCCGTTCATCGCGGTCATAAACATCAGCCAGGCATTGGTGCCGCCGACGCCGCCGCGCATACAGTAGCCGCTGACCCCGTTGCCCAGCGCGGTGATTTTCTTCGCGTAGGCCATAAACTCATCCATGGTTTTGGGTGGTTCGCTCAAGCCGGCCTGCTGAAACAACTTTTTATTCCAGAACATGGCCCGCAGATAAAAGCCATAAGGCACCATGGTCGCATTACCGCCGGCGGCCCGCGCCATCATCAGCGTTTTATCGGTCAAATCCGCCGTGTTGCTCCAGCTTTTCAAACGTGGTTCAAGATCGGCAAGCATGCCATTATTGGCATACAGTCCTTGCCAGGTATCCGGCATTTCCACGACATCCGGGTATTGTCCGCTTTGGATCATCGTGCCAAGCTTTTCGAATGCTTGTCCCCACGGCAGGGATATCACATCAATTTCAACATCCGGATGTTGAGTTTTGTAATCCGTTAACATTTTTTGCAGCATTTCAGTACGCGCCGGGCTGGTGATCACTTCCACCAGCGTCAGTTTAGTCGCGGCGAAACCGGCGCAGGAAAACAGGCTGACGCTGAGGGCCAGCGTACTGAGCAATGTATGACGTTTAGAATGTCGCATTATATTGATTCTCCACGTAGCTAAAGGTCGATGCACAAGAACAGTCGTTGGTTGGCGCGCATTCAGGCGCAGGCGCTTTCAATCGCGTTTTTCAGGTCACGCCATAAATCGTCAATATCTTCCAGGCCGATTGAGATACGGATAACGCGTGGCGATACGCCAAAATCAATCGCGGAGTTAAATTCGCCAGACTGATTCAGCACGGAAATCGCCGGCATCACCAGGCTTTCAAAACCTCCCCAGCTAACGCCCATCCGGAACAGCGTCAATGCGTTGCAGAAAGCGGGAATATCCACTTCTTCGCTCAGTTCAAAAGAGAACAACCCGCTGTAGCCGGTCAGCGTTGAGGTCGGTAATGGGTTGAGACCGGGATGATTAACCTGGGTAACGCGTGAGTAACCGTCCAAACGACGGGCCAATTCCAGCGCGCTGCTATGATGCTGGCGCATGCGCAGCGGCAATGTGCGCAAGCCGCGCAGCAGCAACCATGCTTCATTGGCCGATAGCTTGCCGCCGAGGAACGGACTGATAGCGCGGGTAATGGCGCCGATGCGTTCTTTGCTGGAGATGACCAGCCCGGCCACCACATCGCTGTGTCCGCTGATGTATTTTGAAGCGGAGTGGATCACCAGATCGATGCCCGCTGATAACGGCTTCTGAAAAACAGGCGATGCCCAACTGTTGTCAATCATGGTCACGACGCCATATTTTTTCGCCAGCTTGGCGATGGCCGGTAAATTTTGCTCCCCCATCACCCAACTGTTCGGACTTTCCAGATACAGCAGCCTGGCGCCCTGTATCGCCTGTTCCAGCGCATCCAGCGAACCGCCATCAACAAATTGCGATTCAATATGGAAGCGATGGCAGAAGCCGCGCAGAAATCGGTAGGTATCAGGATAAACATGGTTGACGCACACCACTTTATCGCCCGGCCCCACGACGCTGAGGATGGCGTTGCTGATCGCGGCCATGCCGCTGCTGAATGCCAGGCAGGCTTCGCCGCCTTCCAACTCAGCCACTTTTTTCTGCAACTCCACCACCGTCGGGTTATCGACGCGGGAATAGAGCGCGTGATCGCTATCGCCGCGAAAACGAGCAATCATGCTGTCATAATCAGCGAAACTAAATAAAGATGACTGATAAATCGGCGGCGAGATTGCGCCGTGCTCATGATGACCATCGTGAACTAAACGGGTGCTTTCACTGAGTTCATTAGGTAATGGTTGCCCTTTATCTTGCTGCATTGATCACTTCCTTCATGTCATGTTCGGTGATGTTAAGAATTTCATTATTTAATCGGCGCGCCGCCTCAGGTTCACGGCGGGCGATAGCTTCAAATAAGGTGCGATGCAGAGGGAAAGAGTCGCTAAACAGCGCCTGTTCAGGC
This window encodes:
- a CDS encoding ABC transporter substrate-binding protein, producing MRHSKRHTLLSTLALSVSLFSCAGFAATKLTLVEVITSPARTEMLQKMLTDYKTQHPDVEIDVISLPWGQAFEKLGTMIQSGQYPDVVEMPDTWQGLYANNGMLADLEPRLKSWSNTADLTDKTLMMARAAGGNATMVPYGFYLRAMFWNKKLFQQAGLSEPPKTMDEFMAYAKKITALGNGVSGYCMRGGVGGTNAWLMFMTAMNGSPEFFDKDGNSTLTQPGAIKGAQFLVDMYKNGYAPKDSVNWGFNEIVSGFYSGKCAMLDQDPDALIAIKNSMDADSFSVAPMPLGPSGKAYPTIGYTGWSIFKKSSNQDQAWDLISFISNRENNLAWSKFVGTLPIYKGSEQDPYYHSPQFSGWFAELNSPDYIPLTMPTHLKGWGYFNSVIVKDSSQETLLGQNDTESMVQDWAKYLTKEQKSWLATQK
- a CDS encoding aminotransferase class I/II-fold pyridoxal phosphate-dependent enzyme, whose protein sequence is MQQDKGQPLPNELSESTRLVHDGHHEHGAISPPIYQSSLFSFADYDSMIARFRGDSDHALYSRVDNPTVVELQKKVAELEGGEACLAFSSGMAAISNAILSVVGPGDKVVCVNHVYPDTYRFLRGFCHRFHIESQFVDGGSLDALEQAIQGARLLYLESPNSWVMGEQNLPAIAKLAKKYGVVTMIDNSWASPVFQKPLSAGIDLVIHSASKYISGHSDVVAGLVISSKERIGAITRAISPFLGGKLSANEAWLLLRGLRTLPLRMRQHHSSALELARRLDGYSRVTQVNHPGLNPLPTSTLTGYSGLFSFELSEEVDIPAFCNALTLFRMGVSWGGFESLVMPAISVLNQSGEFNSAIDFGVSPRVIRISIGLEDIDDLWRDLKNAIESACA